In Nocardioides sp. W7, the genomic stretch GTCGGCGTACGGACGGCAGACGTGGTGGCCGCGGACCTGGACCCGGCCGCGCACGCCAGCGGCGACCGGGTGGTCGAACTCGTCGCAGACGCGCACCTCGGTGCCCGGCAGCGGCACCATCCACGGCAGCGGGCCGTCCGGTGCGGACGGCACCTCGCCGAGCGCGACGGTCCCGGAGGTCTCCGTCATGCCGTAGCCGGCCACGACCCGCGGGATGCCGAGCTGCTCCGCGAGCCGCGCGATGTCCGGAGCGGACACCTCGGTGCTCCCGACGATCCCGAGGCGGGTGTTCAGCGCCGCAGCGCCCGGGTCCAGGCCGGCCAGGTCGTGGTAGATCGTGGGCGGCCCGGCGAGCACGGTGATCCGCTCCTCGCGCAGCAGCCGCGTCAACCGTCCCGGGTCGTAGTCGGGCAGCAGCCGGACGGAGGCCCCGGCCAACAACGCGACCAGCAGGATCCCGTTGAAGCCGAACGAGTGCGTCAGCGGCACCGTCGCGAGCCACACGTCGTCGTCGGTGGCGTCCAGCGCGACCCGCACGTCGTCGTACACCCGGAGCAGCTGCCCGTGGGTCATCGGCACGGCCTTGACCGTGCCGGACGTGCCGGAGCTGGACAGCACGAGCGCCGGCGTCGCGATGTCGCACCACTCCAGGCCGAGGGGAGCCGGCTCCGAGGGCAGCGCCTCGAGCTCCGCGAAGGAGATCGCCCCCGGCAACGGGGCGACCGACTCGTCCTGGAGCACCAGACGCGGGTCGAGCTGGGCCAGCAGCCGCTGGCGCTCGGCGTCCGGGACCCGATGGCCGAGCGGCACCACGGTCGCGCCCGCCATCAGCACGCCGTACGCCGCGCTGACCCACGCGGTGCGGTTGGGACCCTGGACGGCGACCCGGTCCCCCGCCACGATGCCCCGCTCGCCGAGGAGTCGTGCCACGGCCCGCGCCCGGGCGGCGAGCTCGGCGTAGGTGAGCGTGCTCGCGTCGTCGCGCACGGCCACCCGGTCGGCGTGGGTGCCGGCGCGGACCTCGCACAGCTCGCCGAGCGTGCGGAAGCCGCGGTGCTCGATCATGTCCGGATCAAAGCAAACGCGTCGACGGTGTGGCCAGGAGTTCTCATCCTGCGAAATTAGCGTGCCCCTCCGTGGTGGTGGTGCCGTCGGCGCTCCCACCGCGGCGACGCCGGCGCTCAGGAGGAGAGCACGAACCCGGCGTACCCCCCGTCGCGTGCGTCGTCGCAGAGCCGGCCGTACGCCGCGAACCCGCCGAGATAGGGCATGAACCCGCGCGGCTTGCCCTCGACGTTGGCCCCCATGTACCAGGACCTCGCCTGCACGAAGAGCGTGCGGGACGCGACCTCGTCGACGTGGGCGGTCCACGCCCGGGCGGCGTCGGCGCGCGCCTCGACCTGGGTGTGCCCCTGCTCGTCGCAGTGCCGGAGCAGGTCGACCAGCCAGTTCACCTGCTGCTCCCCCGCCAGCACCATGTTGGCCAGCACCGAGGGGCTGCCCACCCCGGCCAGGTTGAACAGGTTCGGGAAGCCCGGCACGCCGAGGCCGAGATAGGTCACCGGGCCGTCGGCCCAGGCCTCGGTGATCCGGTCGCCGCGCGGCCCGACCAGGTCGATGCGGGTCATCGCACCGGTCATCGCGTCGAAGCCGGTCGCGAGCACCAGCACGTCGAGCTCGTGGGAGCCCGAGGTGGTCTTCACGCCCCACGGCATGACGGTCTCGATGGGGTCGCGGCGCAGGTTGACCAGCTCGACGTCGTCGCGGTTGAAGGTCTCGTAGTAGTGCGTGTCGGTGCAGATCCGCTTGGTCCCGATCGGGTGGTCGGTCGGCACCAGGTCGTCGGCGACGCGCGGGTCGCGGACGATCTCGCGGATCCGCTCCTCGGCGTACGCCCGGGCCAGCTCATTGACCCGCGGGTCGATGGACTGGTTCGGGAAGACCTTGCCGAAGAGCACGCCGCCTCGCTGCCAGAAGTCCGCGAGCACCTCGCGGCGCTGCTCCTCCGTGAGCGTGAACGGGTCCTCGGGGTGGCTGGTGTGCGGCGACCCGGCCGGCCCGGCCCACGAGATCCGGCGGCGCTCGGCGTAGTCGCGCTGCGCCTGCTCCCACTCCTCGTCGGAGAGCGGCCGGTTGAGGGCCGGGACCGAGAAGTTGGGACTGCGCTGGAAGACCGTGAGGTACGCCGCCTGCTGGGCGAGCTCGGGGATGGCCTGGACCCCCGACGAGCCGGTGCCGATGACGCCGACCCGCTGACCGGTGAGGTCGACCGGCTCCTGCGGCCAGCTCGACGTGCGCAGCAGCCGGCCCGCGAACCGGTCCAGCCCCGGGATGGCCGGGTCCAGTGGTGCCGACAGGCTGCCGGTCGCCAGCACCAGGTAGCGCGCCCGGAGCTCCTCGCCGGCGGCGGTGGTGACCACCCAGCGCGACGCCTCGTCGTCGAACCGACCGCTCTCGACCCGGGTGTCGAAGCGGTAGTGCCGGCGCAGGTCGAACCGGTCGGCGACGTGCTGGAGGTAGCGGAGGATCTCCGGCTGGGTGGCGTAGCGCTCGCTCCACCGCCAGCTGCGCTGGAGCTCCTCGTCGAAGGAGAACGAGTAGTCGAGGCTCTCGACGTCGCAGCGGGCGCCCGGGTAGCGGTTCCACCACCAGGTGCCGCCGACCTCGGGTGCCGCCTCCACCGCGGCGACGCTCCAGCCCTCCTGCTGCGCCCGGTGCACGGCGTACAGCCCCGAGAAGCCCGCACCCACCACGAGGACGTCGACGGTCGTGCTGGTCATGGGTTCTCCTTGGTGGCGCCCGGGCGCGTGGCGCCGAGCAGGCGTCGTACGTCCTGCCACAGCAGCTCGCGGGCCGATGCCGCCGCCCCGAACGGGCCGATCGTGGCGAAGCCGTGGAACAGGTCGGGGTAGTGCCGGTGCCGGACGGGCACGCCGGCCTCGCGCAGCAGGTCGGCGTACCGACGCCCCTCGCTGGACAGCGGGTCCCGCCCGGCCGTGACCACCACCGCCGGCGGCAGGCCGGCGAGGCTGGCCGCCCGGGACGGTACGACGTGCTCGGGCGGGTCGGGCAGCGGGGTGGTGGCGGGGTCGCCGCCGAGGTACTGGCGCCAGTACCACTCCATCGCCGCCCGGGTGTTGAAGTGCCCGGTGCCGTAGCGCCGGTAGCTCTCCGAGTCGAAGTCCGGCTCGATGACCGGGTAGAGCAGGACCTGGCCGGCCAGCGGCGGGTCGTCGTCGCGCGCCCGCAGAGCCGTGACCGCGGCGAGGTTGCCGCCCGCGCTGTCGCCGGCGACCACGACCCGTCCGGGGTCGACGCCGAGACGCTCGGCCTCCGCGTGCACCCAGTGGAGCGCGGCGAGGGCGTCGTGGGCGGCCGTCGGGGCGGGGTGCTCGGGGGCCAGGCGATAGTCCACCGACACCACGACCGCGTCGACGGCCCGGGCCAGGGTGCGGCAGAACCCGTCGTGGCTCTCGATGCTGCAGAAGACGAAGCCACCACCGTGCAGGAACAGCACGGTCGGCCGGGCCCGCTCCGGACCGTGCGGCTGGTAGACCCGCACCCGGATCTCGCCCCCGGGCACCGGGACCAGGTGGTCCTGCGCCGCACGGACGTCGTCCAGGTTCGTCGCCGGCACCGCGCGCGCCGTCACGGCGGCCCGCGCCGCGGGCCCGCTCATCTCGTGCACCGGCGGAAAGCCGCCGTCGAGGGCCGCGAGCAGCCCCGCCACCTCGCCGCCGAGAGCGTCGTCCAGCAGTGTCACGCCACATCTCCTCTAGTCAGAACTATTTCTAACCGAAATATTGTCTGGCAACAAGGGGGTGTCCGAACCACTGAGAATGTTTCGAGCCGAAACATGTCGAGAACTCCGACCGGTTAGGATGAGGCATGACGAGCGACGCCCCGGAGGCCCCTCTTCCCGATCTGCGTCCGACCAGCTGGGCCGTCCTCGGCATGTTGTCGTTCGGCGAGGAGCTCTCCGGCTACGACCTGAAGAAGTGGTCCGACTGGAGCCTGCGGTTCTTCTACTGGTCCCCGTCGTACAGCCAGATCTACGGCGAGCTGCGCAAGCTCGAGGACTTCGGCTTCGCCATCTCGCGGGTGGTCAACAAGGACGACGTGCGCGGCAAGCGGCTTTACCAGATCACCCCGGCCGGAGAGCGCGCTGTGGCCCGCTGGGCCGCCGAGGCACCGGTCGAACCGGTCGTGCTCAAGCACGGGGTGATGCTGCGGATGTGGCTGGGCCACGCCAGCGACCCGGCGTTGCTGCGCTCGATGCTCGAGGAGCACCGTGCGCAGACCGAGAAGATGCGGGTCCGCGCGGAGGTGGACGCCGAGGGTGCGCGCCAGGAGCCGGGGTGGGCGTTCCCCGAGATGGTGCTGCGCTGGTCGGAGCGCTACTACGCCGACGAGCGGGACCGGGCCGACCAGATGCTCGCCGAGCTCGACGAGGCGTTCAGCAAGCGCAAGCGCTCCGCGAAGCAGCAGACCTCCGAGCGCCGGTCCTCCGAAGAGCTGCGCTCGCACAAGGCCTGATTCGCCTTGGCCGACCGGCGGCTGGTGTCGGGCGGGTGCGCCCGGCCGCGGTGAGCTGAGCTGGCTCCGCGGCCGGCCACAACAGCCTCAGGTTCATCACGGTATGCAGGTGAGCTCGCACTGCCCACGGTGGGTACGCCATGGGGACTGTCAGCTCGGCTGCATACCGTGATGAATCCGCAGCACGCCCCGCGGGCCGCCGCCAGCGGACGCTCAGTCCGCGGCGGGCAGGTGGGCGGCGCGGCCGTGGGCCAGGAACTCCGCCTCGATCGCCGCGCGTCCGGCCTCGTCGAGCGGCACGTACTCCGGCGTGCGGCCGACGCGGACGTGGACCGGGTCCGAGGTGCGCCAGGCCGTACGACGCAGCGGTGCCTTGCTGACCTTGCCCGAGCCGGTCAGCGGCACGGCGTCGACGACCCGGACGAAGGACGGCCACCACTTGGTGCCCATGTCCGCCTGCTCGGCCAGGAAGGCACCGAACGCGGCGGCGTCGAAGGGCCGCCCCTCCTCCATCTCGACCGCGCACATGACCCGGTCGCCGGTGACCGGGTCCGCGACCGCGAAGACCGGCGCGGAGGCGACCCCGGGGCAGCGCTGGAGGACGCGCTCGACCTGGGCCGCCGCGAAGTTCTCGGAGTCGACCCGCAGCCAGTCCGAGGACCGGCCGGCGAACCAGAACCAGCCGTCGGCGTCGCGGTAGGCCAGGTCGCCGGACCAGAAGTCGTCGCCCCGGACCCGCTCGGCGTACGCCTCGGGGTTCTTGTAGTAGCCCTCGAAGGTGTGGGCGAGACCGACCGCGACGATCTGCCCGACCGCCTCGGGGTTGAGCAGCCGGCCGGAGGCGTCGAGCTCGGCGCGCGGGCACTCCTCGCCGGTCTCCTCGTCGAAGATCCGGACGTCCGCCTCGCCCGCCGCCTTGCCCAGCGAGCCCGGCGGGGTGTCCGGGGTCCGGTTGATGCGGAAGACGCCCTCGCTCAGGCCGTACCCCTCCTGGACCCGGCACCCGAACCGCTCACCGAAGCGGGCGATGTCGGCCTCGGAGGCCTCGGTGCCGTACGCCAGCCGCAGGGTGCCGGTCCGGTCCCGCGGGTCCTCCGGGCGACTCAGCACGTACGACAGCGCGCGGCCGACGTAGTTGACGTAGGTCGCCCCGAAGCGGTGCACGTCCTCGCTGAACCGGCTCGCGGAGAACTTCCGCACGAGGCCGACGGTGGCGCCGGTGGCCATCGCCGGGACGAGGTTCATCATCACGGCGTTGCCGTGGAACAGCGGCATGCACAGGTAGGTCACCGAGTCGCGGTCCAGCTCGATCCGACCGGTCACCGCCGCGGTCAGCCGGGCCAGCCGGCCCTGCCCCACCACGACCGCCTTCGGACTGCCGGTCGAGCCGCTGCTGAACAGCAGCAGCGCGATGTCCTCCGGGGAGACCTCGGTGTCCGGCAGCGCGGCGCCGCGGTGCGCGGCGAGCAGCTCGTCGTACGCCGCGGTCTCGAGCTCGAGGACCCGCTCCTCCGGCACACCGTGGTCCTGGCCACGGACCAGGTGCGCCCACCGCGGCTCGGTGACGATGACGTCGACGTCGGCATGCCGGACGTCGTGGGCGATCTCGGGACCACTGCGGCTGGAGTTGATGCCGACGACCACGGCGCCGGCGAGACCGCAGGCGCCGATCCAGAACACGAAGTCCGGAACGTTGTCGAGGAGCACGCCGACGTGCACCTGACGGCCGTCGGGGCGCGGCGCCAGGTCGGCCAGGGCCGCGGCCCGGGTGGCGCTCTCGCGGACCACCTCATCCCAGGTCCACTGCTGCTCTTCCGTACGCAGGCCGACCTTCTGGTCGCCGACCCGGGCGCGGACGATGCCGGCGAGGGTCGCGGGCGCGTCCCCGTCCGGGACGGGCTGGTGCGTTGCGGTGTGGGTGCTCGTCACGAGGCGAGGGTCTCCTGGGTTCCGAGGGTGGCGGCGAGGTCGGCGTGGTGGCAGGCCAGGAAGTGCCCCGGTCCGGCCTCCTGCAGCTTCGGCTCCTCCGCGGCGCACACCTCGGTGGCGAGCGGGCACCGCGTGCGGAACCGGCACCCGCTGGGCGGGTCGAGCGGCGAGGGCAGCTCCGCCGAGCGGGTCTTGTCGGCCACCCCCTCGGCGTCGGTGGTCGCGCCCGGCAGGTGCGCCTCCGGCACCGAGTCGAGGAGCAGCTGGGTGTAGGGGTGCCGCGCGTGCAGGGCGAGCCGGCCGGAGGGGATGATCTCGCAGACCTTGCCGAGGTACATGACCATGATCCGGTCGCTGATGTTCTTCACCACGGCCAGGTCGTGGGCGATGAAGACCATGCTGAGCCGGTAGCGCTCCTTGGTCTCCTCGAGCAGGTTGAGGATCTGGGCCTGGACCGAGACGTCGAGGCTCGAGACCGGCTCGTCGCAGATGAGCACCTGCGGGTCGAGCATCAGCGCCCGGGCGATGCACACCCGCTGGCACTGGCCACCCGACAGCTCGTGCGGCCGGCGGTCCCAGACCACGTCCGGGTTGAGGCCGACCGCGGTGAGCACCTCCCGGATCTGGGCGTCCTCCACCTTGCGGCCCCAGATGCGCGGGCCCTCGGCGACCAGGTCCTTCACCTTGCGCCGGGGGTTCAGCGAGGAGACCGGGTCCTGGAAGATCATCTGCATCCGGGCGCGCCGCTTCCGCAGCTGGTTGCCGGAGCTCTCGGTCAGGGTGTCACCGCCCAGCCGCACCTCGCCGCTGGTCGGCGGCGGGAGCTGCATGACCGCGCGGCCCGCGCTGGACTTGCCGCAGCCGGACTCCCCCAGGATCCCCAGGGTCTCGCCGTCGACGAGGTCGAAGCTGATCCCCGAGACGGCGTGCACCGTGTGCCCGCCCTTCGCCGGGAACTCCACGACGAGCTCGTCGACGCTGAGCACGCGGTCCTCGGGCGGACGCAGGTGGATGCTGCCGGAGCCGGCCATCAGATCTCTCCAAGTCGGTTGACGGGGTGGTAGCACGCGTGCAGGTGCCGGCCCGGCTGGGCGCCCTCGAGGCCGAGCGCGACCTCGTCGGCGGGCCACAGGTCGGGCACCACCTGGCGGCAGTCGTCCTGTGCGTAGCGGCACCGCGGCGCGAACCGGCACCCGGCGGGCGGACGCACCATGTCCGGCGGGGAGCCGTCGATGGCCTCCAGCCGCAGGTGCGGCGCCTGCTCCAGGCGCGGGATCGCGGCCAGCAGCGCCTCGGTGTAGGGGTGGTGCGGGGTGTCGAAGAGCGAGCGCGCCTCGGCGGTCTCGACCACCCGGCCGGCGTACATGACGGCGACCCGGTCGGTGCGGCCGGCGACCACCCCGAGGTTGTGGCTGATCAGGATCAGCGCCATGCCCAGCTCGCGGCGCAGCCGGTCGAGCAGGTCGAGGATCTGGCGCTGCACCGTCACGTCGAGGGCGGTGGTGGGCTCGTCGGCGATGAGCAGCTTCGGCTCGTTGGCCAGCGCCATCGCGATGACGACGCGCTGGCGCATGCCGCCCGACATCTCGTGGGGGTACTGGTCGATGCGCCGCGCCGGGTCGGGGATGCCGACCAGCGCGAGCAGCTCCAGCGCCCGGGTCCGGGCCTCACCACGGTTCAGCCCACGGTGCTTGCGCAGGCTCTCCGTGAGGTGGGTGCCGATCTTCTTGACCGGGTTGAGGGCGGTCATCGGGTCCTGGAAGACCATCCCGATCGAGGCGCCCCAGAGCTCACGCAGGCCCCGGGCCGGCAGCTGCTGGATGTCGCGGCCGTCGAAGTGCACCGAGCCGGTGACGGTCATCGTGGGACCGGTGGTGTGCAGGCCCATGATCGTGCGGCCCAGCACCGACTTGCCGGAGCCGGACTCACCGACGACGCCGAGGGCCTCGCCGGGGGCGAGGGTGAGGGAGACGCCGTCGACGGCGTTGAGGTCGCC encodes the following:
- a CDS encoding class I adenylate-forming enzyme family protein → MIEHRGFRTLGELCEVRAGTHADRVAVRDDASTLTYAELAARARAVARLLGERGIVAGDRVAVQGPNRTAWVSAAYGVLMAGATVVPLGHRVPDAERQRLLAQLDPRLVLQDESVAPLPGAISFAELEALPSEPAPLGLEWCDIATPALVLSSSGTSGTVKAVPMTHGQLLRVYDDVRVALDATDDDVWLATVPLTHSFGFNGILLVALLAGASVRLLPDYDPGRLTRLLREERITVLAGPPTIYHDLAGLDPGAAALNTRLGIVGSTEVSAPDIARLAEQLGIPRVVAGYGMTETSGTVALGEVPSAPDGPLPWMVPLPGTEVRVCDEFDHPVAAGVRGRVQVRGHHVCRPYADAPDLRPGGWFDTGDLGELDDTGRLAVAGRVNDTIIVSGFNVDPREVEAVLREHSRVADAAVVGVHDPRSGQRLLACVIPTGDPPRSADLAAHVRARLTPYKVPGDYVVLDELPRTRTGKLSRAALRQMVEERPVGTTCG
- a CDS encoding NAD(P)/FAD-dependent oxidoreductase gives rise to the protein MTSTTVDVLVVGAGFSGLYAVHRAQQEGWSVAAVEAAPEVGGTWWWNRYPGARCDVESLDYSFSFDEELQRSWRWSERYATQPEILRYLQHVADRFDLRRHYRFDTRVESGRFDDEASRWVVTTAAGEELRARYLVLATGSLSAPLDPAIPGLDRFAGRLLRTSSWPQEPVDLTGQRVGVIGTGSSGVQAIPELAQQAAYLTVFQRSPNFSVPALNRPLSDEEWEQAQRDYAERRRISWAGPAGSPHTSHPEDPFTLTEEQRREVLADFWQRGGVLFGKVFPNQSIDPRVNELARAYAEERIREIVRDPRVADDLVPTDHPIGTKRICTDTHYYETFNRDDVELVNLRRDPIETVMPWGVKTTSGSHELDVLVLATGFDAMTGAMTRIDLVGPRGDRITEAWADGPVTYLGLGVPGFPNLFNLAGVGSPSVLANMVLAGEQQVNWLVDLLRHCDEQGHTQVEARADAARAWTAHVDEVASRTLFVQARSWYMGANVEGKPRGFMPYLGGFAAYGRLCDDARDGGYAGFVLSS
- a CDS encoding alpha/beta hydrolase; translated protein: MTLLDDALGGEVAGLLAALDGGFPPVHEMSGPAARAAVTARAVPATNLDDVRAAQDHLVPVPGGEIRVRVYQPHGPERARPTVLFLHGGGFVFCSIESHDGFCRTLARAVDAVVVSVDYRLAPEHPAPTAAHDALAALHWVHAEAERLGVDPGRVVVAGDSAGGNLAAVTALRARDDDPPLAGQVLLYPVIEPDFDSESYRRYGTGHFNTRAAMEWYWRQYLGGDPATTPLPDPPEHVVPSRAASLAGLPPAVVVTAGRDPLSSEGRRYADLLREAGVPVRHRHYPDLFHGFATIGPFGAAASARELLWQDVRRLLGATRPGATKENP
- a CDS encoding PadR family transcriptional regulator, which codes for MTSDAPEAPLPDLRPTSWAVLGMLSFGEELSGYDLKKWSDWSLRFFYWSPSYSQIYGELRKLEDFGFAISRVVNKDDVRGKRLYQITPAGERAVARWAAEAPVEPVVLKHGVMLRMWLGHASDPALLRSMLEEHRAQTEKMRVRAEVDAEGARQEPGWAFPEMVLRWSERYYADERDRADQMLAELDEAFSKRKRSAKQQTSERRSSEELRSHKA
- a CDS encoding AMP-binding protein, giving the protein MTSTHTATHQPVPDGDAPATLAGIVRARVGDQKVGLRTEEQQWTWDEVVRESATRAAALADLAPRPDGRQVHVGVLLDNVPDFVFWIGACGLAGAVVVGINSSRSGPEIAHDVRHADVDVIVTEPRWAHLVRGQDHGVPEERVLELETAAYDELLAAHRGAALPDTEVSPEDIALLLFSSGSTGSPKAVVVGQGRLARLTAAVTGRIELDRDSVTYLCMPLFHGNAVMMNLVPAMATGATVGLVRKFSASRFSEDVHRFGATYVNYVGRALSYVLSRPEDPRDRTGTLRLAYGTEASEADIARFGERFGCRVQEGYGLSEGVFRINRTPDTPPGSLGKAAGEADVRIFDEETGEECPRAELDASGRLLNPEAVGQIVAVGLAHTFEGYYKNPEAYAERVRGDDFWSGDLAYRDADGWFWFAGRSSDWLRVDSENFAAAQVERVLQRCPGVASAPVFAVADPVTGDRVMCAVEMEEGRPFDAAAFGAFLAEQADMGTKWWPSFVRVVDAVPLTGSGKVSKAPLRRTAWRTSDPVHVRVGRTPEYVPLDEAGRAAIEAEFLAHGRAAHLPAAD
- a CDS encoding oligopeptide/dipeptide ABC transporter ATP-binding protein, which gives rise to MAGSGSIHLRPPEDRVLSVDELVVEFPAKGGHTVHAVSGISFDLVDGETLGILGESGCGKSSAGRAVMQLPPPTSGEVRLGGDTLTESSGNQLRKRRARMQMIFQDPVSSLNPRRKVKDLVAEGPRIWGRKVEDAQIREVLTAVGLNPDVVWDRRPHELSGGQCQRVCIARALMLDPQVLICDEPVSSLDVSVQAQILNLLEETKERYRLSMVFIAHDLAVVKNISDRIMVMYLGKVCEIIPSGRLALHARHPYTQLLLDSVPEAHLPGATTDAEGVADKTRSAELPSPLDPPSGCRFRTRCPLATEVCAAEEPKLQEAGPGHFLACHHADLAATLGTQETLAS
- a CDS encoding ABC transporter ATP-binding protein, which translates into the protein MTDTSLRLEERPAPAGSPLLVVDDLRTVIRTGRGDLNAVDGVSLTLAPGEALGVVGESGSGKSVLGRTIMGLHTTGPTMTVTGSVHFDGRDIQQLPARGLRELWGASIGMVFQDPMTALNPVKKIGTHLTESLRKHRGLNRGEARTRALELLALVGIPDPARRIDQYPHEMSGGMRQRVVIAMALANEPKLLIADEPTTALDVTVQRQILDLLDRLRRELGMALILISHNLGVVAGRTDRVAVMYAGRVVETAEARSLFDTPHHPYTEALLAAIPRLEQAPHLRLEAIDGSPPDMVRPPAGCRFAPRCRYAQDDCRQVVPDLWPADEVALGLEGAQPGRHLHACYHPVNRLGEI